Genomic segment of Molothrus aeneus isolate 106 chromosome 3, BPBGC_Maene_1.0, whole genome shotgun sequence:
ggatgctttgtctcattccaaaaagagcacagtctctcacttttggAACACCTGTCCCCCTTaaatttcaccccctggggcagaggggtcttaagaacagagatcttctctTCCACTGAAGATCAAGGGCACCAACCACCACCCTCCTCATCCGTTGTCTCTATTCACGCACTCCcataacatcactgcactctctcagctccaagccattgcctccccctaaatgcagcctctgtgtcacaggaaacatggttctgtccgtggctatacaagaaaagtccagacaaaggccactccatcacctcctcccacctaagattcttctccACTCTTCCGACATCTTTCACCTGCATGAACTTTcatcacacttgcccatttcctcctccatttcatctctatctctcttctcattcagatCCAGGAGGATCAGTATTTGTACGGTTTCCATTAttcaagaaaagggttaaaatctcaggctctgcctgcccagaacTCCCACGACTTCTCACCGTGCCCCCACTGCactccctccttctccttctcggctgggctgtgctgccagcacatgatatcaaatttcaaggtggcacagggagTTTAAGGGAGGAAAATGGGAGGAAGTTGAAGTTTTGAGGGTCAAGAGTGATGTTGGTGGTGGAGCTCCATGAAGCAAGGGACAGCTGGATGGGGCCagatgtcacagacatcttttatgaaaaagcctttccttaggatttttcctcctgagaagctgagaggcctcaggaacaaaatgtaaacaatgattatctgctgctgttgaatgcaacaggtgcatctgtgattggtctcatgtggttgtttctaattaatggccaatcacagtcagctgccttggactctctgtctgagccacaagcctttgttattcattccttcttttcctaTTCTTaactagccttctgatgaaaccccttcttctattcttttagtgtcgttttaataaaatatatatcataaaataataaatcaaatcttctgaaacatggagtcagctCCTTGTCTCTTCCCCCTGAACAGGGTCACGGGGGTCCATCCCTTTCCCACTTCCCTCGGGAAGTGCACTAAGCCAAGCTGCCTCTTGAGGGCACCCCATGATGGGACATGGACCACATGGCGTTGGACGTGATCCCTCGAGTCCCAGTGGTGTTACTGGGACCAGTGGTGTTACTGGGACCAGGGGTTCCCACCCTGCAATCCTCACTCGCTGTCTGGCCCACCGGACACCAGTGGGAACATTCCTGCCTGGAACAGCCACATCATCACCTGATTCTGGggcatttggggttttcttctcATGGCTTTCTGAGATACTCCTCTGCAGGAGCCTGAGCAAGGTGGGCTCAAGCAGAGACCCTCTCCTTGGTTAaagccctgcagtgtcactgtCCAATCTCATGTGGGACATGAGATTGGCCAGTTCACAAGGGCAGCTCTAATAACCCATGGTTTGGGGTCTCCCTGCTGCAGAAGTGAAGTAGTTTTATTTAATAGCCTTCACTGGAattgggttttggggaggggggtgtttttttcccataaaaccCCCCACCAGTTGACTTTCCATGTGAACTTTTAATCTCCACAGGACCTTGAAGTCAGCAGGAAGTCATAAGGTCCCCCCTGAGattccttttctccaagctgagcccctttcccagctccctcagtcactcctggtgctccagccccttctccaactccattcccttctctggacatgctccagcccctcaatgtcctttgTGTTGTGAGTGGCCCAGAACTGACCCCAGAATTGGGTCAAGGGGATGGGCACTGCCCTGGTCACACATTACTGCTggtccaggccaggatgccccTGGCCCCAGTCCAGACACACACCCAGACCCAGGGAACATTCAAGGGAACACATCAAGCACAGTTTGGTCCAAGCCAAAACCACATCATGATCACCACTCCCCACCACCACTGAGCCAAGGATAAAATTAACAGATTTCTATATACTCccaattccaccccaaaaacagggacaggaacagccAGAAATGGCTGAAAACAACCTGCTGAGCCTACCTCTTCCACATACTGGTACATGATGGCTTTGACAGCTTGGATGTTGGTGGCATCCATCATGAGGGTGACGGCCTGGCCCTTGCGGATCTTCACCACCCCCTTGAACACCTGCTGGTTGTTGTAGCAGGCAGCCAGCGTGGCAATGGCCATCACCTGAGGAGAGACAGCAAACTTGCACTGCAAGGAACTTGCCAAAGATTCACCCTGTCCACAGTGACATCCATGGAGTGGAGCCACAACCTCAACAACAGCAGAAACGGCAGGAGCcaagaaataagcaaaaaaccaacaacacgggacctcctccacctccagctcctcaccagctgggctgcagagggtgAGGAACCACTTGGAAGCTTGGCTCACCTGGGGGATAGCACAGAAGTTGAAGACACTTTGGTTTTTGAGGCGGGACAGGTAGGTGAGGACGTCGGGGACGTGGTGGAGGGCGTTGGTGATGAGCTCATTGAGGCACTGCACGGCCGCGTCGATGTTCTCTGGCTTGGCAAGGTCTGAGAGCTTCTTGGCATATCTGCTCCAAACCTAAACACCAAGATAAGTGTTCCTGAGCTGGAGGGTGCATTGATGTCATCAGAGAGACAGCAGGTCTTGGGAGAGCAACAAGagccaccaaaaaacccccacacaaCAGCCTTGGAGCATTGCTGGGgtaaagaaaagcaggaagggcaggctgtggggatgTGACAGTGGCCTTGGTGCACACAAAGAGATGGTAAAGGAGGAAGGTGAAACTCATCTCCACATCTTTCCTAGGGAGGGCAAGGAAAAGGTGAGTCACACATcaagaaatgctctgtgagACAGCTGAGCCacaaaagggggagaaaaattTTTGGATGTCATGTCAGGCACAGGCAAAGCTGATCCTGCTTTTTGGGAGATCTTGGGTACCCTCCTGGGATCTCAAGCAGTCTCATCCTCCCTCATTCCTacagagaggagaaagagcTGCCTAAGTAGCTCTTGGCAGTGTGTGGTGACATCACCTTGTCCCCACATCTGtacccagagagctgcagccagctgtcATCAGAAGTGTCATTGCCAAGAAGATGTACAGCCAACAGCAGCAATTTTATGAGGTTTTTCCTCACCTCTCTGGGCCAGAACTCCCTTCCCTCCATCTGGTCCTCCAGGTAGTCACGGATGATGTTAGTTTTCTGCAGGAAGAGGCCCATGGAGTTTGCCAGGTCTGTGTCCTGCCCCACGATGGAATCTTCCAGCTCTGATGCAGAGAAGAGACGGGAAAGGCCAATCCCCACCAGCCCAGCAACGTAGTGACAATACTGCCAAGGAGGTGCCAAGTtgggaaaggagggggaaaaaaaaacaagataaaaGGAGCAGTTACAAAGAGCTGCCTGTTTGCCACAGTGAGTTTTACAAAAAGAAATCGACAGTTCATTTGATGCAAGCTCTCCCTGGGATGTCTCAGCTTTCCaatgaaaacactttttcccAACAGAGATGGTCTGTCTACCCCTTCCATAGAGACAAGGTGGGCCCtacctggaaatgttcaaaaaaacctgtggatatggcacttggggacacagttctgtggtggccttggcagtgctggtggaatggttgggcttgatgatctcagagggcttAACTCCATGACCCTGCTCATGCTCAGTCCATTCCTCTGTCTGGGCTGACTCACCTTGTCCCACTCATGCTGAGAATCCACCTTTTTCTCCAAGAACTCTGCCATCCCAACACCCATCTTGTGACAAATATCTGAAATCACATCCTGGTAGACCTTGGACAGTTTTCTGAACTCCATGGAGATCTGTAGCATGGTAAAAACGGAAAGAGAGtgttcaggaaggaaaaaaaacaaaacagcacagCTCAACATTTATTAACAAATCAGAAAAATACTGTTTACCAGGCTCTaatcctgccctggctggagaTCTGGGAAAACTCCCTCAACCTGAGCTGTTTCAAGGTCCTTGGAGCTCAGGCTTAGCCTGTTCCCAGTCTAAACAGGATGGTCTCTGGCAGGAGATCAGACACAGCAGAATCTTTGGGAAGGCTCTGTGGCCTTGGACTGGTATcatctgggagctgcaggacaaAACTGACTGCACTTGGTACACAGAGCTGTTTTCCTCTGTAATTTGAGAGCATTCCATCACACCAGCCACGGGAAAAGACCCGTGGGAGGTTTctggtgctctgctctccccagcctctccagcTCAAGCTTCACACATTTGGCACAACTGGAAAGGCATCAAGCAGTGAGGGAAGTGTGAAATCTTCCTACTGCATGTCCAGTAACGTGACCATGGAATCTCAGAGtgggttgggttggaaatgACCTTGAAGGTcttctagttccaacccccctgctatgggcagggacacctgcactGTCTCCATCACtctcagactgaaaaaaaaaataataaaaagtgcATCCTCCTTTTCCCAAAACTGTGGAGC
This window contains:
- the FDFT1 gene encoding squalene synthase; this encodes MELLRKWLGHPEDIYNLLRFKMGGYRAVMPRMDTDSLGCGLRTCYRYLNQTSRSFAAVIQALDGELRHAVCIFYLVLRALDTVEDDMSIPLDVKVPMLHEFHSHLYQPDWKYTESKERDRQVLEDFPTISMEFRKLSKVYQDVISDICHKMGVGMAEFLEKKVDSQHEWDKYCHYVAGLVGIGLSRLFSASELEDSIVGQDTDLANSMGLFLQKTNIIRDYLEDQMEGREFWPREVWSRYAKKLSDLAKPENIDAAVQCLNELITNALHHVPDVLTYLSRLKNQSVFNFCAIPQVMAIATLAACYNNQQVFKGVVKIRKGQAVTLMMDATNIQAVKAIMYQYVEEIYQKIPSTDPSCHKTQQAIAAIRAASLPGGPMASRHHYSPIYLSCAMLLAALSWQYLSTLSKATEEYVQAGDN